DNA from Triticum dicoccoides isolate Atlit2015 ecotype Zavitan unplaced genomic scaffold, WEW_v2.0 scaffold107104, whole genome shotgun sequence:
CAAACGCTGCTCAGATAATCTGACTATGCTTACATCGACGCATCTCCAGAAATTGGAGTCAAGACCCCATGCATGGACAAAGTCAGTCTGCAGTCAACTCGATCTTCATTTCAGATCAGACAAGTGAAAAATATCAATCGTAGGAATAACATATTTTCTCGGCAAGTGCACCTGGATCATATGCCACACGCATCTCCAAGCATCCCTAGAGAAGACCGGCGCCATCACCTCCACGAACCTGCATCCATAATATACACACGCATCTTGATTAATCCCAACCAATCCTACAGGTCGATCGTCGCAAACAAAATCAGAAGTCGCAAACCAAAATGAGTCTGGAGTGAAGAATTCAGTTCACTAACTAGAATTACCCGCTGCACGGGCGCTTGTGCACGTCCGAGCAATGCTCCCCTCCTGCATCTGTCCTGTTCATGGCATGACAGAGACCACAACCCAAGTTCAGACTGTGCTAAACATGTTTCCTAGAAATGTACCAGGCATCATCATGGAAGGCACATGCTTACTTGTGCATCTCGCTGCCGTTTTTCCTGGCGGTGATGTAGTAAGTCGGTGCCGGCCCATTGGTCGTGTCCAGCCCCGGCTGCGAGATCTCCAGCCCATGCCTCCTCACGATGTCCAGGTACCTGCAACCAATGCatccacaacttacctgttgatcaTCATCCACAATGCATATTCAGAGTTCAGAGAAAAGCATATAGCTAGAGGGACATACGGTTCCGCGGCGAAGTTGTCAATGCCAAGGTCCTCGTCCCACACGAACACGTAGTCGTAGGGCGCCACGATGCTCGGGTGCAGGAACCTCTTAGCGAACCACCTTGATTGTTGTTATTTTCAGGAAAAAGCCTGAAGATTGTCAGTGCACCTGTTTTCACTTAGGACTGAAATTAGTAATGTTTTGACAGATAGTTAGTTATTTTACCATTTGGTCTGTTTCCTGGCACTGACATGAGTGACCTTCTTCGACCACTTGAACTCTATGTCCCACTCAGTTGTGCGGCCGTCATAGTGGAACAGCACGATGTCGAAGTTGTCCAAGAACTACACTTCTCATTTGATGATCATGGTCAGACAACTAATGACCATAGAGTTGTACATCTCAAAATCTAGTGCTAGCTTGAGGAACCTCTTGCTAGTTCTTGTTACCTTGTGGACAGTTGCGTTGACATTGGCTCTCTCGCCATACCCGACCGCGAGGGCGAGGAGGTACTTGCGGGCCGGGCTGTCCTGCGCATTGCATGATCAAACCATGAAGTTTTAAGAAGAAATGAAACATGATCACTTCAGACAGA
Protein-coding regions in this window:
- the LOC119342848 gene encoding uncharacterized protein LOC119342848, coding for MKMKASPILMTLFAAAVGFFIGVSFPVDVTPKLQCGILPWSSCFSHSTMLGRLWGAPFRNSSSRTPNVTSSAPSVEVATATNTEEGSERRLPPGIVVSESDLHLRRLWGSPTQDSPARKYLLALAVGYGERANVNATVHKFLDNFDIVLFHYDGRTTEWDIEFKWSKKVTHVSARKQTKWWFAKRFLHPSIVAPYDYVFVWDEDLGIDNFAAEPYLDIVRRHGLEISQPGLDTTNGPAPTYYITARKNGSEMHKTDAGGEHCSDVHKRPCSGFVEVMAPVFSRDAWRCVWHMIQTDFVHAWGLDSNFWRCVD